A window of the Bacillota bacterium genome harbors these coding sequences:
- a CDS encoding alpha/beta-type small acid-soluble spore protein — protein sequence MALGQKRNRPLVLDAARNLNEFKYEVANELGIQVPQSDYWGDMPSRVTGAVGGHMVRRMIAAAEQALIEQAAAGVKAGFQQALQVPNPLNVQNPAQPAQQKTR from the coding sequence GTGGCCCTGGGGCAGAAGCGAAACCGCCCGCTGGTGCTGGACGCGGCCCGCAACCTCAACGAGTTCAAGTACGAGGTTGCCAACGAGCTGGGGATCCAGGTTCCCCAGAGCGACTACTGGGGCGACATGCCGTCGCGCGTGACGGGTGCGGTTGGCGGGCACATGGTGCGCCGGATGATCGCCGCGGCCGAGCAGGCGCTGATCGAGCAGGCGGCGGCCGGCGTCAAGGCCGGGTTCCAACAGGCTCTGCAGGTTCCCAACCCTCTGAACGTCCAGAATCCGGCGCAGCCGGCCCAGCAGAAGACCCGCTGA